One stretch of Poecilia reticulata strain Guanapo linkage group LG21, Guppy_female_1.0+MT, whole genome shotgun sequence DNA includes these proteins:
- the LOC103457306 gene encoding probable serine/threonine-protein kinase kinX codes for MTEAAEARSSVTTTMVIDGKAGDAGSTTLRSSKKTFTDDFYSTFSSPLAWILVLALIITWTCVFIIMFDVADYKTIAGGLSKFGSDPVKVVNDAVDESTNIISAVFSFAANLIAPDEEEGTLYAVRKKGLCYSSFIQSFMLSQSLIFCADEEDEEAAAADEEDEEAAAADEEEEASPEPVSTSDDEEASLSPDSDVPVVVTGSDEDAPDDDDDVKDEDDSSDDAFVDSSEISDSALLSSEEDDEDDRLAATSDSDDVIGEDTEEDLDLDLHHIAVSSDEEEDLKVKDEEDLSPLPPVDDDDDDDDDDDDDDDDDDDEIKVSEEDEDDLDQSDDVSVASSELFADDEDEGKDEDLDKDDLIDLQVDEDEDDLDKPLEEEEKEVAEEEEEEEEADILPLVSSDSGVLGDEDDDDDEDLDEESLSDDEDETEEDDVETSFDDEEEKEVIETLVGTEEDIDEVEDDEGEDEEDDDDGLDDIMLSAAIAAAITGQEVAAKTTIDDEEAEADKDKVEEDETEEAETSQPAAPEEKDEEEAEEPLPTPQKTIDKSEDKEEEYDEDGDEEKATVDVIKPVPEPEEETPKTEPAECPCMHSAKTKETVTKTADKKDAPRRVSAVRRKKEQEAVKKIDEKPRRQALPRFPALEPKAKRIRRLAPLLKAKIKQKSKMSKTVMETKQQEETIESAQEVSPCRPAPVYCPAPPGWYVHHIVTDNPYPPPTMSAPSAPIVTVHPPAPSSQPPYQQPPPPLMQPLYAHYQPYQPLVQPVMPAPAEPSPPVQPEQPEAPQPEPPVEPEVPTPAAEAPPAAAEVPEPEKVVEEPKAPSMKKVAKKKTKVADSVKEKLPKEKSKLPAEAKTEKSAKVKSKLPTEVKKERPAKEKTKSRKEPAAVQQKRKSVSKRTAPAVKSKVKASKDKKEPESRPQPLRLRTRLEAGRTTNVTTRAEPKKPVRVSFKSEKTAKAEKKPAREAEDKVKQPPKTQEPETEDNVTEKTEKKKPSQKYFQCIYFPGKHAHYPLRPFTPAMSPAMLSPAVRSMLEQQRAARAAGH; via the exons ATGACTGAAGCAGCTGAAG ctcgATCGTCAGTGACAACCACCATGGTCATCGACGGGAAGGCCGGGGACGCCGGCTCGACGACTCTCCGGTCGTCGAAGAAAACGTTTACGGATGACTTCTACTCCACGTTCAGCTCCCCTCTGGCCTGGATCCTGGTTCTGGCACTAATCATCACCTGGACATGCGTGTTCATTATTATGTTTGATGTGGCCGACTACAAGACCATTGCAG GGGGCCTCAGTAAGTTCGGCTCAGATCCTGTGAAGGTGGTGAACGATGCCGTGGACGAATCAACAAACATTATTAGCGCCGTGTTCAGTTTCGCTGCGAACCTCATCGCTCCAGACGAAGAAGAAG GAACGCTGTATGCAGTGAGGAAAAAAGGTTTGTGCTACAGCAGCTTCATCCAGTCATTCATGCTTTCTCAATCGTTAATTTTttgtgca gatgaggaggatgaagaagctgcagctgctgatgaagaggatgaagaagctgcagctgctgatgaagaggaggaggcgtCTCCTGAACCCGTTTCCACCTCAGACGATGAAGAGGCGTCTCTGTCTCCTGATTCCGACGTTCCCGTTGTCGTCACAGGCAGCGATGAAGACGCGcctgacgatgatgatgatgtcaaagATGAAGATGACAGCAGTGACGATGCGTTTGTGGATTCCTCAGAAATCAGTGACTCAGCACTTCTGTCCAgtgaggaagatgatgaagatgacagACTTGCAGCGACGTCAGACAGCGATGATGTCATCGGAGAGGACACTGAGGAAGACTTGGATCTAGATCTTCATCACATAGCAGTTTCtagtgatgaagaggaagatCTTAAAGTTAAAGATGAGGAAGATCTTTCTCCTCTACCACCTgtcgatgatgatgatgatgatgatgatgatgatgatgatgatgatgatgatgatgatgatgaaataaAGGTTtctgaggaagatgaagatgatcTGGACCAATCAGACGACGTTTCTGTGGCTTCCTCTGAACTGTTTgcagatgatgaagatgaaggtAAAGATGAAGACCTTGATAAGGACGACCTCATTGACCTTCAGgttgatgaagatgaagatgatctTGACAAACCTttagaggaggaagaaaaagaagtagcagaggaggaagaggaagaggaagaggcagaTATTCTTCCTTTGGTCAGCTCAGACAGTGGAGTGTTGGGCGACGAagatgacgacgatgatgaaGATCTTGATGAAGAATCTCTGagtgatgatgaagatgaaacaGAGGAAGACGATGTTGAGACGAGCTTcgatgatgaagaggagaaagaaGTGATAGAAACACTGGTTGGCACTGAGGAAGACATTGATGAAGTCGAGGATGACGAAGgtgaagatgaggaagatgatgatgatggactTGATGACATCATGTTGTCAG CCGCCATTGCAGCAGCGATCACTGGCCAGGAGGTGGCAGCAAAGACCACCATAGATGATGAAGAGGCTGAAGCTGATAAAGACAAGGTGGAGGAAGATGAAACGGAAGAAGCTG AAACCAGCCAGCCTGCTGCTCCCGAGgagaaagatgaagaagaagctgaagaaCCTCTTCCTACGCCTCAGAAAACCATCGACAAATCCGAAGATAAGGAAGAGGAGTACGATGAAGATGGAGACGAAGAAAAGGCCACAGTGGATGTGATTAAACCTGTGCCTGAGCCAGAGGAGGAAACAcccaaaacagaaccagcag AGTGTCCCTGCATGCACTCTGCAAAGACGAAAGAGACTGTTACCAAGACTGCAGAtaaaaaag ATGCTCCCAGGAGGGTGTCGGCTGTGCGACGGAAAAAAG AACAGGAAGCTGTGAAGAAGATAGATGAAAAGCCAAGAAGACAAG CTCTTCCAAGATTTCCAGCTCTGGAGCCAAAAGCCAAGAGAATCCGAAGATTAGCTCCTCTTCTGAAAG CTAAGATAAAACAGAAGAGCAAGATGTCAAAAACAG TGATGGAGACCAAGCAACAGGAAGAGACCATAGAGTCTGCACAGGAAG TCAGTCCCTGCAGACCTGCTCCAGTTTACTGCCCGGCCCCCCCAGGATGGTACG TTCATCACATCGTCACAGACAATCCGTACCCTCCTCCAACCATGTCAG ctcCCTCTGCTCCGATTGTGACCGTTCACCCTCCAGCTCCTTCATCACAGCCTCCATATCAGCAGCCTCCTCCTCCACTAATGCAGCCGCTCTATGCTCACTATCAGCCATATCAGCCACTAGTGCAACCTGTAATGCCAGCTCCTGCAGAGCCTTCTCCACCAGTACAACCAGAACAGCCAGAGGCTCCACAACCTGAACCACCGGTGGAGCCTGAGGTACCGACTCCAGCTGCTGAAGCTccgccagcagcagctgaagtcCCGG AACCAGAGAAAGTTGTGGAAGAACCAAAAGCTCCCTCAATGAAGAAAG ttgcaaagaaaaaaaccaaggTTGCTGATTCAGTAAAAG AGAAGCTTCCAAAGGAGAAATCCAAACTTCCAGCTGAAGCTAAAACAG AGAAGTCTGCAAAAGTGAAATCAAAACTTCCAACTGAAGTTAAAAAAG AGAGGCCTGCAAAAGAGAAAACCAAATCCAGAAAAG AGCCTGCAGCTGTACAGCAGAAGAGGAAATCAGTGTCTAAGAGGACAG CGCCGGCTGTCAAGAGCAAAGTCAAAGCATCCAAAGATAAGAAAG AACCAGAATCACGTCCACAGCCTCTGAGACTGAGGACGAGACTGGAAGCTGGCAGGACGACAAACGTGACCACTAGAGCCGAGCCAAAGAAACCAGTCAGAGTTTCCTTTAAGTCAg aaaaaactgcaaaggcTGAAAAGAAACCAGCCAGAGAAGCTGAAG ATAAAGTCAAACAGCCACCAAAAACTC